One segment of bacterium DNA contains the following:
- the purN gene encoding phosphoribosylglycinamide formyltransferase, which yields MKKKLRIAVLISGRGSNLQAIIDSIEKGEVEAEIALVVSNKADAYGLVRAKKHGIKTLFLDPEGFAAREEYEREIVANLKEEGVELVCLAGYMLLITPYFVREFRNRIMNIHPALLPSFPGIGSQKKALDYGVKISGATVHFVDEECDTGPIILQEAVSVYDDDTEETLTNRILEKEHQIYSKAVSLFAKGRLKVEGRKVRILP from the coding sequence TCTCGGGTCGAGGCTCAAACCTCCAGGCTATTATTGACTCCATTGAAAAAGGAGAAGTAGAAGCAGAAATTGCCTTAGTGGTTAGCAATAAAGCTGATGCCTATGGTTTAGTGCGGGCTAAAAAGCACGGGATAAAGACTCTTTTCCTCGATCCTGAAGGGTTTGCCGCCAGAGAAGAGTATGAGCGTGAAATAGTGGCTAATCTCAAAGAGGAAGGCGTAGAATTAGTCTGTCTGGCTGGCTATATGCTCTTGATCACCCCTTATTTTGTAAGGGAATTCCGAAATCGGATCATGAATATCCACCCAGCCTTACTCCCTTCCTTCCCTGGGATAGGAAGTCAGAAGAAGGCCCTTGACTATGGCGTTAAGATAAGCGGCGCCACCGTCCATTTTGTCGATGAAGAATGTGATACCGGCCCCATAATTTTACAGGAAGCCGTCAGCGTCTATGATGATGATACCGAAGAGACCTTGACTAACCGGATATTAGAAAAAGAACACCAGATATACTCAAAAGCTGTCTCTCTCTTTGCTAAGGGAAGGCTTAAAGTAGAGGGAAGAAAGGTAAGGATTCTTCCTTGA
- a CDS encoding flagellar biosynthesis anti-sigma factor FlgM codes for MPIEIVEGKKEGKVMTMTPIEPIFRLPEIQKLIKPEGEKRTERASAKGGDEIVISSGARKAQRLQRDVSIAQTAANSAPDVRQDRVAEAREKLENGAYLEEQIAEAIAEKIVQGMGF; via the coding sequence TTGCCGATAGAAATAGTAGAAGGTAAAAAAGAAGGTAAGGTGATGACGATGACACCCATAGAACCTATTTTTAGACTACCGGAAATTCAAAAATTAATTAAGCCCGAGGGCGAGAAGCGAACAGAAAGAGCTTCCGCCAAGGGAGGCGATGAGATAGTCATCTCCAGTGGAGCCAGAAAAGCTCAGCGTCTGCAAAGAGATGTGAGTATCGCCCAGACAGCCGCCAATAGCGCGCCGGATGTGCGTCAAGACAGAGTGGCGGAAGCCAGAGAGAAGCTGGAAAATGGGGCCTATCTGGAAGAGCAAATCGCTGAAGCCATCGCCGAAAAAATTGTGCAAGGGATGGGG